From a single Callithrix jacchus isolate 240 chromosome 5, calJac240_pri, whole genome shotgun sequence genomic region:
- the LOC100411055 gene encoding intercellular adhesion molecule 5 isoform X2, producing MKTHLFGVWALLALILCPGASEEFFEVSVWPNQALVEFGQSLVVNCSTTCPDPGPSGIETFLKKTRVGKGPQWKEFLLEDVTENSILQCFFSCAGIQKDTSLGITVYQPPEQVILELQPAWVAVDEAFTVRCHVPRVAPLENLILTLLQGNQELHRKNFMSLAVASKRAEVIIHVRAQRENDRCSFSCRADLDLSLQGGRLFQGSSPIKIVRIFEFSQSPQIWVSSLLEVGMAETVSCEVARVFPAEEVIFRMFLEDQELSSFLSWEGDIARANATIQAMEAGDQELSCLASLGPIEQKTRKLVHSYRFPPPILELKESYPLAGTDINVTCSGHVLTSPIPPVRLQGAPDILVPGEPAWLLFTAMEEDDGRNFSCEASVEVQGQRLMKTTVIQLHVLYKPRLEESGCPGKQTWLEGMEHMLACIPKGNPAPALVCTWNGVVFDFEVPQKATQNHRGTYCCTATNQLGSVSKDIAVVVQGLDHGISSTIFVIITTALGVVVITIALYLSYRPCKMDRRRLLYRQKEDDEEEESQFAVQQEKSTTHIIDSHLVE from the exons ATGAAAACGCATCTGTTTGGTGTCTGGGCCCTGCTGGCCTTGATTCTTTGCCCAG GGGCCTCAGAAGAGTTCTTTGAGGTTTCTGTTTGGCCAAATCAGGCCCTGGTGGAGTTTGGACAGTCCCTAGTGGTCAACTGCAGCACTACCTGTCCAGACCCAGGACCCAGTGGAATTGAGACCTTCTTGAAGAAAACTCGGGTGGGCAAAGGGCCTCAGTGGAAAGAGTTTCTTCTGGAGGATGTCACAGAGAATTCCATCCTGCAGTGCTTCTTCTCTTGTGCAGGGATTCAAAAGGACACAAGCCTTGGCATCACTGTGTATC AGCCACCAGAGCAAGTGATTCTGGAGCTGCAGCCTGCCTGGGTGGCTGTGGATGAAGCCTTCACAGTGAGGTGTCATGTGCCCAGGGTAGCACCCTTGGAGAACCTCATCCTTACCCTTCTCCAGGGTAACCAAGAACTGCATAGAAAGAACTTTATGAGCTTGGCTGTGGCCTCCAAAAGAGCTGAGGTCATCATCCATGTCAGAGCCCAAAGGGAAAATGACAGGTGCAGTTTTTCCTGCCGTGCGGACCTGGACTTGAGTTTGCAAGGTGGGAGGCTCTTTCAAGGCAGCTCACCCATCAAAATAGTTCGGATCTTTG aattcTCTCAGAGTCCCCAGATCTGGGTCTCTTCCCTTTTGGAGGTTGGGATGGCAGAGACTGTGAGCTGTGAGGTGGCTAGGGTGTTTCCAGCTGAAGAAGTTATATTCCGCATGTTCCTGGAAGACCAGGAGCTgagctccttcctttcctgggaaGGGGACATAGCACGGGCCAATGCTACCATTCAGGCCATGGAGGCTGGTGATCAGGAACTGTCCTGCCTTGCATCTCTGGGTCCAAttgaacagaaaacaagaaagctAGTGCACAGCTACA GGTTCCCTCCACCAATCCTGGAGCTAAAAGAATCATACCCATTGGCAGGGACCGACATTAATGTGACCTGCTCAGGGCATGTATTAACATCACCCATCCCTCCTGTTCGGCTTCAGGGAGCCCCAGACATCCTTGTCCCTGGGGAGCCTGCCTGGCTTCTATTTACTGCCATGGAGGAAGATGATGGCCGAAACTTCTCCTGCGAGGCCTCTGTGGAGGTGCAGGGTCAGCGGTTAATGAAAACCACTGTGATCCAGCTCCATGTCCTAT ACAAGCCACGGTTAGAGGAATCGGGTTGCCCTGGCAAACAGACCTGGCTAGAAGGGATGGAACACATGCTTGCCTGCATCCCAAAGGGAAACCCAGCTCCAGCCTTGGTGTGTACCTGGAATGGGGTGGTCTTTGACTTTGAAGTGCCACAGAAGGCAACCCAGAACCACAGAGGAACCTACTGCTGTACAGCCACTAACCAGCTGGGCTCTGTCAGCAAAGACATTGCTGTGGTTGTTCAAG GACTGGATCATGGAATCAGCTCTACCATCTTTGTCATTATTACCACTGCCCTTGGAGTGGTTGTCATCACCATAGCACTGTATCTGAGCTATAGGCCCTGCAAAATGGACAGGAGGAGATTGCTCTATAGGCAGAAAGAGGACGACGAAGAGGAGGAAAGCCAGTTTGCTGTTCAGCAAGAGAAAAGTACAACTCATATAATTGACAGCCATTTGGTTGAATGA
- the LOC100411055 gene encoding intercellular adhesion molecule 5 isoform X1, whose translation MMGCRARPRDVRTSCRGSPLALLIRMKTHLFGVWALLALILCPGASEEFFEVSVWPNQALVEFGQSLVVNCSTTCPDPGPSGIETFLKKTRVGKGPQWKEFLLEDVTENSILQCFFSCAGIQKDTSLGITVYQPPEQVILELQPAWVAVDEAFTVRCHVPRVAPLENLILTLLQGNQELHRKNFMSLAVASKRAEVIIHVRAQRENDRCSFSCRADLDLSLQGGRLFQGSSPIKIVRIFEFSQSPQIWVSSLLEVGMAETVSCEVARVFPAEEVIFRMFLEDQELSSFLSWEGDIARANATIQAMEAGDQELSCLASLGPIEQKTRKLVHSYRFPPPILELKESYPLAGTDINVTCSGHVLTSPIPPVRLQGAPDILVPGEPAWLLFTAMEEDDGRNFSCEASVEVQGQRLMKTTVIQLHVLYKPRLEESGCPGKQTWLEGMEHMLACIPKGNPAPALVCTWNGVVFDFEVPQKATQNHRGTYCCTATNQLGSVSKDIAVVVQGLDHGISSTIFVIITTALGVVVITIALYLSYRPCKMDRRRLLYRQKEDDEEEESQFAVQQEKSTTHIIDSHLVE comes from the exons ATGATGGGCTGCCGAGCGAGACCGAGAGACGTGCGAACAAGCTGCCGCGGCTCG cctTTGGCCCTTCTCATAAGGATGAAAACGCATCTGTTTGGTGTCTGGGCCCTGCTGGCCTTGATTCTTTGCCCAG GGGCCTCAGAAGAGTTCTTTGAGGTTTCTGTTTGGCCAAATCAGGCCCTGGTGGAGTTTGGACAGTCCCTAGTGGTCAACTGCAGCACTACCTGTCCAGACCCAGGACCCAGTGGAATTGAGACCTTCTTGAAGAAAACTCGGGTGGGCAAAGGGCCTCAGTGGAAAGAGTTTCTTCTGGAGGATGTCACAGAGAATTCCATCCTGCAGTGCTTCTTCTCTTGTGCAGGGATTCAAAAGGACACAAGCCTTGGCATCACTGTGTATC AGCCACCAGAGCAAGTGATTCTGGAGCTGCAGCCTGCCTGGGTGGCTGTGGATGAAGCCTTCACAGTGAGGTGTCATGTGCCCAGGGTAGCACCCTTGGAGAACCTCATCCTTACCCTTCTCCAGGGTAACCAAGAACTGCATAGAAAGAACTTTATGAGCTTGGCTGTGGCCTCCAAAAGAGCTGAGGTCATCATCCATGTCAGAGCCCAAAGGGAAAATGACAGGTGCAGTTTTTCCTGCCGTGCGGACCTGGACTTGAGTTTGCAAGGTGGGAGGCTCTTTCAAGGCAGCTCACCCATCAAAATAGTTCGGATCTTTG aattcTCTCAGAGTCCCCAGATCTGGGTCTCTTCCCTTTTGGAGGTTGGGATGGCAGAGACTGTGAGCTGTGAGGTGGCTAGGGTGTTTCCAGCTGAAGAAGTTATATTCCGCATGTTCCTGGAAGACCAGGAGCTgagctccttcctttcctgggaaGGGGACATAGCACGGGCCAATGCTACCATTCAGGCCATGGAGGCTGGTGATCAGGAACTGTCCTGCCTTGCATCTCTGGGTCCAAttgaacagaaaacaagaaagctAGTGCACAGCTACA GGTTCCCTCCACCAATCCTGGAGCTAAAAGAATCATACCCATTGGCAGGGACCGACATTAATGTGACCTGCTCAGGGCATGTATTAACATCACCCATCCCTCCTGTTCGGCTTCAGGGAGCCCCAGACATCCTTGTCCCTGGGGAGCCTGCCTGGCTTCTATTTACTGCCATGGAGGAAGATGATGGCCGAAACTTCTCCTGCGAGGCCTCTGTGGAGGTGCAGGGTCAGCGGTTAATGAAAACCACTGTGATCCAGCTCCATGTCCTAT ACAAGCCACGGTTAGAGGAATCGGGTTGCCCTGGCAAACAGACCTGGCTAGAAGGGATGGAACACATGCTTGCCTGCATCCCAAAGGGAAACCCAGCTCCAGCCTTGGTGTGTACCTGGAATGGGGTGGTCTTTGACTTTGAAGTGCCACAGAAGGCAACCCAGAACCACAGAGGAACCTACTGCTGTACAGCCACTAACCAGCTGGGCTCTGTCAGCAAAGACATTGCTGTGGTTGTTCAAG GACTGGATCATGGAATCAGCTCTACCATCTTTGTCATTATTACCACTGCCCTTGGAGTGGTTGTCATCACCATAGCACTGTATCTGAGCTATAGGCCCTGCAAAATGGACAGGAGGAGATTGCTCTATAGGCAGAAAGAGGACGACGAAGAGGAGGAAAGCCAGTTTGCTGTTCAGCAAGAGAAAAGTACAACTCATATAATTGACAGCCATTTGGTTGAATGA
- the LOC100411055 gene encoding intercellular adhesion molecule 5 isoform X3: MMGCRARPRDVRTSCRGSPLALLIRMKTHLFGVWALLALILCPGASEEFFEVSVWPNQALVEFGQSLVVNCSTTCPDPGPSGIETFLKKTRVGKGPQWKEFLLEDVTENSILQCFFSCAGIQKDTSLGITVYQFSQSPQIWVSSLLEVGMAETVSCEVARVFPAEEVIFRMFLEDQELSSFLSWEGDIARANATIQAMEAGDQELSCLASLGPIEQKTRKLVHSYRFPPPILELKESYPLAGTDINVTCSGHVLTSPIPPVRLQGAPDILVPGEPAWLLFTAMEEDDGRNFSCEASVEVQGQRLMKTTVIQLHVLYKPRLEESGCPGKQTWLEGMEHMLACIPKGNPAPALVCTWNGVVFDFEVPQKATQNHRGTYCCTATNQLGSVSKDIAVVVQGLDHGISSTIFVIITTALGVVVITIALYLSYRPCKMDRRRLLYRQKEDDEEEESQFAVQQEKSTTHIIDSHLVE, translated from the exons ATGATGGGCTGCCGAGCGAGACCGAGAGACGTGCGAACAAGCTGCCGCGGCTCG cctTTGGCCCTTCTCATAAGGATGAAAACGCATCTGTTTGGTGTCTGGGCCCTGCTGGCCTTGATTCTTTGCCCAG GGGCCTCAGAAGAGTTCTTTGAGGTTTCTGTTTGGCCAAATCAGGCCCTGGTGGAGTTTGGACAGTCCCTAGTGGTCAACTGCAGCACTACCTGTCCAGACCCAGGACCCAGTGGAATTGAGACCTTCTTGAAGAAAACTCGGGTGGGCAAAGGGCCTCAGTGGAAAGAGTTTCTTCTGGAGGATGTCACAGAGAATTCCATCCTGCAGTGCTTCTTCTCTTGTGCAGGGATTCAAAAGGACACAAGCCTTGGCATCACTGTGTATC aattcTCTCAGAGTCCCCAGATCTGGGTCTCTTCCCTTTTGGAGGTTGGGATGGCAGAGACTGTGAGCTGTGAGGTGGCTAGGGTGTTTCCAGCTGAAGAAGTTATATTCCGCATGTTCCTGGAAGACCAGGAGCTgagctccttcctttcctgggaaGGGGACATAGCACGGGCCAATGCTACCATTCAGGCCATGGAGGCTGGTGATCAGGAACTGTCCTGCCTTGCATCTCTGGGTCCAAttgaacagaaaacaagaaagctAGTGCACAGCTACA GGTTCCCTCCACCAATCCTGGAGCTAAAAGAATCATACCCATTGGCAGGGACCGACATTAATGTGACCTGCTCAGGGCATGTATTAACATCACCCATCCCTCCTGTTCGGCTTCAGGGAGCCCCAGACATCCTTGTCCCTGGGGAGCCTGCCTGGCTTCTATTTACTGCCATGGAGGAAGATGATGGCCGAAACTTCTCCTGCGAGGCCTCTGTGGAGGTGCAGGGTCAGCGGTTAATGAAAACCACTGTGATCCAGCTCCATGTCCTAT ACAAGCCACGGTTAGAGGAATCGGGTTGCCCTGGCAAACAGACCTGGCTAGAAGGGATGGAACACATGCTTGCCTGCATCCCAAAGGGAAACCCAGCTCCAGCCTTGGTGTGTACCTGGAATGGGGTGGTCTTTGACTTTGAAGTGCCACAGAAGGCAACCCAGAACCACAGAGGAACCTACTGCTGTACAGCCACTAACCAGCTGGGCTCTGTCAGCAAAGACATTGCTGTGGTTGTTCAAG GACTGGATCATGGAATCAGCTCTACCATCTTTGTCATTATTACCACTGCCCTTGGAGTGGTTGTCATCACCATAGCACTGTATCTGAGCTATAGGCCCTGCAAAATGGACAGGAGGAGATTGCTCTATAGGCAGAAAGAGGACGACGAAGAGGAGGAAAGCCAGTTTGCTGTTCAGCAAGAGAAAAGTACAACTCATATAATTGACAGCCATTTGGTTGAATGA